The Triticum aestivum cultivar Chinese Spring chromosome 3A, IWGSC CS RefSeq v2.1, whole genome shotgun sequence genome includes a region encoding these proteins:
- the LOC123060529 gene encoding monothiol glutaredoxin-S4, mitochondrial — translation MARLVSSSLLRGLARSCRAPSTATVSRPAFQQFMNYSSGISGDSNVNGGTSATRVTADTDTHQDFQPTSKGSDMSLQDIVAQDIKENPVVIFMKGYPEAPRCGFSALAVKVLQQYGVSITARDILSNMKLKESVKAYSNWPTFPQIFINGEFVGGSDIILSMHQKGELKDLLGDSAQKGEQDSAQ, via the exons ATGGCGAGGCTGGTGTCGTCTTCCCTCCTCAGGGGGCTCGCGCGGTCGTGCCGCGCGCCCAGCACGGCG ACCGTGTCACGACCAGCTTTCCAACAGTTCATGAACTACTCATCAGGAATCAGTGGTGATTCTAACGTGAATGGCGGCACAAGTGCAACACGAGTAACCGCTGATACTGATACACATCAAGATTTCCAGCCTACAAGCAAAGGTTCTGACATGTCTTTGCAAGACATCGTTGCTCAG GATATCAAGGAGAATCCAGTCGTTATCTTCATGAAGGGTTATCCTGAAGCTCCCAGGTGTGGATTTAGTGCACTGGCAGTTAAGGTCCTCCAGCAATATG GCGTCTCTATCACTGCCAGAGATATTCTGAGTAATATGAAGCTCAAGGAGAGTGTCAAAGCTTACTC TAACTGGCCTACCTTTCCGCAAATATTTATCAACGGGGAGTTCGTTGGGGGCTCTGACATCATATTAAGCATGCACCAG AAAGGGGAACTTAAGGATTTACTTGGTGATTCCGCACAAAAGGGCGAGCAAGACAGTGCCCAGTGA